One Streptococcus sp. VT 162 genomic window, GGAGGGTAAAAAGAGGTCAACCAATTCTTGCTGCAATTTGCTAGTGGTTTGGATGCTTTCTGAGAGAACCAGACAGGTTGCCAGAAGATTGACTACTAAAAGGAGGCAATAAACAAGACTCACTTTCTTTTGAACATGTAAAATACTGTGCCTAGACTGGTCTGCTGTATGGAAATAATTTATCCCAGCACACAAGACAGAAATTCCTACAATCAAAATCAAAAAATAAGCATTGGTCTGCTTCAAAGATAAAAAGGATTCTTTCCATAATAGACAACTAGAAAAACTAATCTGGATGACCGCAGCCAACAATAATAGGCGAATTGATTTTATCATTTCTTATCCCTCCATATAAGGGATTATACCCTGTAAGGAGGGTGAAATGAAGAATGCCCTCTCAAGTGTTCTTTTTTTATGCTCAACTGACCAAAAAACAGCTCTGTTGTGTACAGAACTGTTCTTTTACCAGTCTAATCCTTAAACCAGAGGGCGATTTCTCGTTTAGCTGACTCTTCTGAATCTGATCCATGTACCACGTTTTGAATGACTTGATTTTCTCCTGCCGCCTTAGCAAAATCTCCCCGGATAGTTCCTGGCAGAGCTTCTTCTGGACGAGTAGCACCCATCATGGTCCGCCAAGTTTCAATCACTTTCGGACCTGATAGAATGCCCACCACTACTGGTCCTGAGGTCATAAACTGACGGATAGGAGGATAAAAACTTTTTTCAACCAAGTCTTGATAGTGCTGGTCAATCAAATCTTCTGAAACTGCTGAACGTAACTCTAATTTTTCGAGTTTGAAACCTCGTTGTTCCATTCTTTGCAGAATTTCGCCAACCAGCCCTCTTTTCACACCATCTGGCTTAATGATAAAGAATGTTTGTTCCATATGGACACCTCCTTGGCATTTTAGTTCTTCTATTCTACCATACTTTATGAAAAAGTGGGAAAATTTTCTGAAATAAAACAAAGAGAACCCAAAGGTTCTCTTGTTTGCTTTTATTCTACTGTTTCTTCAACTTGGATTTCCACAACTTCCTCTACAGGAGCAAGTTCTGCCTCTTCTTGTTCTGGAGCCAGATATTCTGCTTCATTGATAGCCTGTGGTTCAAGGTTACGGTAGCGAGCCATACCAGTACCAGCTGGGATGATTTTACCGATGATAACATTTTCTTTAAGTCCAAGAAGATGATCTTTCTTACCACGGATGGCCGCATCAGTAAGGACACGAGTTGTTTCCTGGAAGGAAGCCGCTGACAAGAAACTATTTGTTTCAAGTGAAGCTTTGGTGATTCCCATAAGAACTGGGCGACCAGTCGCTGGAACTCCACCTGCGATAAGAACATCCTTGTTAGCATCTGTAAAGTCGTTGATATCCATGAGGGTACCCATGAGGAGCTCTGTGTCACCTGGATCCATGACACGAACTTTACGGATCATTTGACGAACCATTACCTCGATGTGTTTGTCACCGATTTCTACCCCTTGACTACGGTAAACTTTTTGTACTTCACCGAGAAGGTAGGTTTCAACTGACAAGACATCACGAACAGCAAGGAGACGTTTTGGTTGGATAGAACCTTCTGTAAGAGCTGCACCGCGAGAGACTTGGTCTCCAACTTCGACACGCATACGTGCTGTAAATGGAACCACGTACTCACCTTCGCCAGTTTCACCCTTAACAAAGACTTTCTTGGTACGAGTTGACGCGTCTTCTTCGATAGCTGTAACTTGTCCTTTGACCTCTGTGATGACGGCTTCCCCTTTAGGATTGCGGGCTTCAAAGATTTCTTGGACACGAGGAAGACCCTGAGTGATATCGGTATTTGAGGCAACCCCACCCGTGTGGAAGGTACGCATTGTAAGCTGTGTACCAGGTTCCCCGATAGATTGGGCAGCGATTGTACCAACTGCTTCACCAACTTCAACCGCATCACCAGTCGCCAAGTTGATACCATAACAGTGACGGCAGACACCATGACGAGTGTTACATGTAAATACAGAACGGATAGTGACTTCTTCCACACCAGCATTGACAATTTCACGCGCCTTGTCTTCTGTAATCAACTCATTTGGACCGATGATTACTGCACCAGTTTCTGGATGTTTAACAGTTTTCTTAGTGTAACGACCGTTGAGGCGTTCTTCGAGAGACTCGATCATCTCTTTTCCTTCTGCGATAGAACGAATCAAGAGACCACGGTCTGTTCCACAGTCGTCCTCACGGATGATAACGTCTTGGGCAACGTCAACCAAACGACGAGTCAAGTAACCTGAGTCGGCTGTCTTAAGGGCCGTATCGGTCATACCTTTACGGGCACCGTGAGTTGAGAAGAACATTTCGAGTACTGACAAACCTTCGCGGAAGTTTGAAAGGATTGGCAATTCCATGATACGTCCGTTCGGAGCGGCCATCAGACCACGCATACCGGCAAGCTGTGAGAAGTTTGAGATGTTACCACGGGCTCCAGAGTCCATCATCATAACGATTGGGTTCTTAGGATCTTGGTTGGCAACCAAACGTTTCTCTAATTTTTCACGGGCTGCACGCCATTCAGCTGTAACAGCGTTGTAGCGCTCGTCGTCTGTGATCATACCACGACGGAATTGTTTGGTGATTTGTTCTACACGTTTGTGTGATTCTTCGATGATTTCAGCCTTGTCTTCAACAACTGGGATATCGGCAATACCCACTGTCAAACCTGCAAGAGTTGAGTGGTGGTATCCGAGGTTCTTCATGCGGTCAAGTAGGGCAGAAGTTTCTGTCGTACGGAAACGTTTGAAGATTTCAGCGATGATATTCCCAAGATTTTTCTTCTTGAATGGAGGGTTGAGTTCAAGATTGCTGATTGCTTCCTTGATATCTCCACCTAGTGGCAAGAAGTATTTAGCTGGAACACCTTCTGTTAAGTTGGCATTTGTTGGTTCTTGCAAGTAAGGCAGACCCTCTGGCATGATGTCGTTGAAGAGGATTTTACCAACTGTTGTCAGCAAGACCTTGTGTTTTTGCTCTTCTGTCCATGGTTTGTTAAGGCTGTCTGTTGCAATACCAACACGTGAGTGGAGGTGAACATAACCATTGCGGTATGCCATAACCGCTTCGTCACGGTCTTTGAAGACCATTCCTTCACCTTCACGACCAGCTTCTTCCATGGTCAAGTAGTAGTTACCCAAAACCATGTCCTGAGATGGAGTAACAACTGGTTTACCATCTTTCGGGTTCAAGATATGCTCAGCAGCCAACATCAAGATACGAGCTTCTGCTTGAGCTTCTTCTGAAAGCGGTACGTGGATGGCCATTTGGTCCCCGTCAAAGTCGGCATTGTAGGCTTCACAGACAAGTGGGTGCAAGCGAAGGGCTTTACCGTCAATCAAGACAGGCTCAAAGGCTTGGATACCCAAACGGTGAAGGGTCGGTGCGCGGTTCAAAAGTACTGGGTGTTCTTTGATTACTTCTTCAAGAATGTCCCAGATACGTTCATCTCCGCGTTCCACCAAGCGTTTAGCAGCTTTTACGTTTTGAACGATATCACGCGCAACGATTTCACGCATGACGAATGGTTTAAAGAGCTCAATCGCCATTTCACGTGGCACACCACATTGGTACATCTTAAGAGTTGGACCAACGGCGATAACGGAACGTCCTGAGAAGTCAACACGTTTACCGAGCAAGTTTTGACGGAAGCGTCCTTGTTTCCCTTTAAGCATGTGGCTCAATGATTTCAGTGGACGGCTACCTGGTCCTGTGATCGGACGACCACGACGACCGTTGTCAATCAAAGCGTCAACCGCTTCTTGAAGCATACGCTTCTCATTTTGAACGATGATACCTGGTGCATTCAACTCAAGCAAACGAGCCAAACGGTTGTTACGGTTGATAACACGGCGGTAAAGGTCGTTCAAGTCAGATGAGGCAAAACGGCCACCATCCAACTGCAACATTGGACGAAGATCTGGTGGAATAACCGGAAGGATGTTGAGAATCATCCATTCAGGTTTGTTACCAGACTTGTAAAAGGCATCCAAAACATCCAAACGACGGATAGCTTTGACACGTTTTTGTCCAGTAGCTGTTTTCAACTCTTCTTTGAGTTCAGCAATTTCTTTTTCAAGATCTACTTGTTTCAAAAGGTCTTGGATGGCTTCGGCACCCATTTTGGCAACGAATGAACCATAACCATACTCACGCAAGCGCTCACGGTATTCGCGCTCTGTCATGATAGACTTGTGCTCAAGCGGTGTATCCTTCGGATCAATTACCACGTAAGCTGCAAAGTAGATAACTTCCTCGAGGGCACGAGGGCTCATATCAAGAGTCAAGCCCATACGACTTGGAATCCCCTTGAAATACCAGATGTGAGATACAGGAGCTTTCAACTCGATGTGCCCCATACGCTCACGACGAACTTTTGTACGCGTTACTTCAACCCCACAGCGGTCACAAACAATCCCTCTGTAACGAATGCGTTTGTACTTACCACAAGCACATTCCCAGTCTTTTGTAGGACCAAAGATGACTTCGTCAAAGAGTCCTTCACGTTCTGGTTTCAACGTACGGTAATTGATTGTTTCAGGTTTTTTGACTTCTCCATAAGACCATGAACGGACTTTGCTTGGAGAAGCTAGAGTGATTTGCATACTTTTAAAACGATTTACATCAACCACTATTTCTTCCCTTTCTATTCTAAGTGAACTGCTTATTCTTGTTCAGCAGCTTCTTCTGTTGCTTCCGCTTTTGTTGCTTTCTCAGCTTCTTCAGCTTCAAAGGCTGCTTTAGCCTCTTGGGCTGCTTTTTCGCGGGCTTTTTCAAGGTCATCTACGTGGATGACATCTTCGTCCATTCCTTCATCCAAGTCGCGAAGTTCCACTTCTTGGTCATCTTCGTCAAGGACACGCATGTCAAGACCAAGAGATTGCAATTCTTTGACAAGAACTCGGAAGGATTCTGGAACACCTGGTTTTGGAATTGGTTTTCCTTTTGTAATGGCTTCATAAGCTTTCAAACGTCCGTTGATATCGTCAGACTTGTATGTCAAGATTTCTTGAAGGACATTTGACGCACCGTAGGCTTCAAGAGCCCAAACCTCCATCTCACCGAAACGTTGTCCACCAAACTGAGCTTTACCTCCGAGTGGTTGTTGGGTAACGGTTGAGTATGGTCCGACTGAACGCGCGTGCAATTTATCATCAACCATGTGGTGGAGTTTGATCATGTACATGACACCAACTGATACACGGTTGTCAAACGGCTCACCTGTACGTCCGTCGTAAAGGATTGTCTTAGCATCGCTGTCCATACCTGCTTCTTTAACAGTGTCCCAAAGGTCTTCAGAACTTGCTCCGTCAAAGACTGGTGTTGCAATGTGGATACCAAGAGTACGGGCTGCCATACCAAGGTGGAGTTCCATAACCTGACCGATATTCATACGTGATGGCACCCCAAGTGGGTTCAACATGATATCGACTGGAGTTCCGTCTGGAAGGTAAGGCATGTCTTCTACAGGAACGATACGAGAGACAACCCCTTTGTTTCCGTGACGTCCGGCCATCTTATCTCCGACCTTGATCTTACGTTTTTGAGCGATGTAGACGCGAACCAGCATGTTAACACCTGATTGCAACTCATCACCATTTGCACGTGTAAAGATTTTAACATCACGAACGACACCATCGGCACCGTGAGGTACACGAAGAGAAGTGTCACGAACTTCACGAGACTTGTCTCCGAAGATAGCGTGCAAGAGACGTTCTTCAGCTGAAAGGTCTTTTTCACCCTTAGGTGTGACTTTACCTACAAGGATATCCCCTTCTTTAACCTCAGCACCGATACGGATAATACCCATTTCGTCAAGGTCTTTAAGAGCATCTTCCCCAACGTTTGGAATTTCACGAGTAATTTCTTCAGGCCCAAGCTTTGTATCGCGCGTTTCTGATTCGTATTCTTCGAGGTGGACAGATGTGTAGACATCGTCTTTGACCAAGCGTTCACTCATGATAACGGCATCCTCGAAGTTGTAACCTTCCCAAGTCATATAGGCAACGATTGGGTTTTGTCCAAGCGCCATTTCCCCTTTTTCCATAGAAGGTCCGTCAGCGATAAAGTCGCCTTTTTCAACGACATCGCCAACTTTAACAAGCGTGCGTTGGTTGTAAGCAGTACCTGAGTTTGAACGACGGAATTTTTGGATGTGGTAAACGTCCAATGAACCATCTTCGCGGCGTACTTCTACCTTGTCAGCATCTGCGTATGTAACTTTACCATCATACTGGGCAATAACAGCAGCACCAGAGTCATGAGCTGCTTGGTATTCCATACCAGTACCAACGTAAGGTGCTTTTGGATCAATCAATGGCACGGCCTGACGTTGCATGTTGGCACCCATGAGGGCACGGTTGGAGTCATCGTTTTCCAAGAAAGGAATACATGCTGTCGCAACGGCAACTACCTGTTTTGGTGACACGTCCATGTAGTCAACCACTTCTGCTGGATACTCTTGGTTGACCCCTTGGTGACGTCCCATGACAACTTTTTCAGCAAAGGTTCCATCTTCGTTAAGACGAGAGTTGGCCTGCGCTACAGTGAATTCATCTTCTTCATCGGCTGTCAACCAAACGATTTCATTCGTAACAACACCTGTTTCACGGTCAACCTTACGGTATGGTGTTTGAACAAATCCATACTTATTCAAGTGTCCGTAAGATGACAAGTTATTGATCAAACCGATGTTAGGTCCTTCAGGTGTCTCGATTGGGCACATACGACCGTAGTGAGTGTAGTGCACGTCACGAACTTCATATCCAGCACGGTCACGAGTCAAACCACCAGGTCCCAAGGCTGACAAACGGCGTTTGTGAGACAACTCAGAAAGCGGGTTGTGTTGGTCCATGAACTGTGACAACTGTGATGAACCAAAGAATTCTTTAACCGCAGCTGTTACAGGACGGATATTGATGATTTGTTGTGGTGTTAAAACTTCATTGTCCTGAACAGACATACGTTCACGGACATTACGTTCCATACGAGAAAGTCCAAGACGTACTTGATTGGCAAGCAATTCACCAACTGCACGGATACGACGGTTTCCAAGGTGGTCGATATCATCCACACGG contains:
- a CDS encoding nucleoside diphosphate kinase, with the translated sequence MEQTFFIIKPDGVKRGLVGEILQRMEQRGFKLEKLELRSAVSEDLIDQHYQDLVEKSFYPPIRQFMTSGPVVVGILSGPKVIETWRTMMGATRPEEALPGTIRGDFAKAAGENQVIQNVVHGSDSEESAKREIALWFKD
- a CDS encoding DNA-directed RNA polymerase subunit beta', producing the protein MVDVNRFKSMQITLASPSKVRSWSYGEVKKPETINYRTLKPEREGLFDEVIFGPTKDWECACGKYKRIRYRGIVCDRCGVEVTRTKVRRERMGHIELKAPVSHIWYFKGIPSRMGLTLDMSPRALEEVIYFAAYVVIDPKDTPLEHKSIMTEREYRERLREYGYGSFVAKMGAEAIQDLLKQVDLEKEIAELKEELKTATGQKRVKAIRRLDVLDAFYKSGNKPEWMILNILPVIPPDLRPMLQLDGGRFASSDLNDLYRRVINRNNRLARLLELNAPGIIVQNEKRMLQEAVDALIDNGRRGRPITGPGSRPLKSLSHMLKGKQGRFRQNLLGKRVDFSGRSVIAVGPTLKMYQCGVPREMAIELFKPFVMREIVARDIVQNVKAAKRLVERGDERIWDILEEVIKEHPVLLNRAPTLHRLGIQAFEPVLIDGKALRLHPLVCEAYNADFDGDQMAIHVPLSEEAQAEARILMLAAEHILNPKDGKPVVTPSQDMVLGNYYLTMEEAGREGEGMVFKDRDEAVMAYRNGYVHLHSRVGIATDSLNKPWTEEQKHKVLLTTVGKILFNDIMPEGLPYLQEPTNANLTEGVPAKYFLPLGGDIKEAISNLELNPPFKKKNLGNIIAEIFKRFRTTETSALLDRMKNLGYHHSTLAGLTVGIADIPVVEDKAEIIEESHKRVEQITKQFRRGMITDDERYNAVTAEWRAAREKLEKRLVANQDPKNPIVMMMDSGARGNISNFSQLAGMRGLMAAPNGRIMELPILSNFREGLSVLEMFFSTHGARKGMTDTALKTADSGYLTRRLVDVAQDVIIREDDCGTDRGLLIRSIAEGKEMIESLEERLNGRYTKKTVKHPETGAVIIGPNELITEDKAREIVNAGVEEVTIRSVFTCNTRHGVCRHCYGINLATGDAVEVGEAVGTIAAQSIGEPGTQLTMRTFHTGGVASNTDITQGLPRVQEIFEARNPKGEAVITEVKGQVTAIEEDASTRTKKVFVKGETGEGEYVVPFTARMRVEVGDQVSRGAALTEGSIQPKRLLAVRDVLSVETYLLGEVQKVYRSQGVEIGDKHIEVMVRQMIRKVRVMDPGDTELLMGTLMDINDFTDANKDVLIAGGVPATGRPVLMGITKASLETNSFLSAASFQETTRVLTDAAIRGKKDHLLGLKENVIIGKIIPAGTGMARYRNLEPQAINEAEYLAPEQEEAELAPVEEVVEIQVEETVE
- a CDS encoding DNA-directed RNA polymerase subunit beta is translated as MAGHDVQYGKHRTRRSFSRIKEVLDLPNLIEIQTDSFKDFLDHGLKEVFEDVLPISNFTDTMELEFVGYEIKEPKYTLEEARIHDASYSAPIFVTFRLINKETGEIKTQEVFFGDFPIMTEMGTFIINGGERIIVSQLVRSPGVYFNDKVDKNGKVGYGSTVIPNRGAWLELESDSKDIAYTRIDRTRKIPFTTLVRALGFSGDDEIFDIFGDSELVRNTIEKDIHKNPMDSRTDEALKEIYERLRPGEPKTAESSRSLLVARFFDPRRYDLAAVGRYKINKKLNVKTRLLNQTIAEPLVDPETGEILVEAGTVMTRSVIESIEHHLDGDLNKIVYIPNDAAVLTEPVLLQKFKVVAPTDPDRVVTIIGNANPDDKVRVVTPADILAEMSYFLNLAEGIGRVDDIDHLGNRRIRAVGELLANQVRLGLSRMERNVRERMSVQDNEVLTPQQIINIRPVTAAVKEFFGSSQLSQFMDQHNPLSELSHKRRLSALGPGGLTRDRAGYEVRDVHYTHYGRMCPIETPEGPNIGLINNLSSYGHLNKYGFVQTPYRKVDRETGVVTNEIVWLTADEEDEFTVAQANSRLNEDGTFAEKVVMGRHQGVNQEYPAEVVDYMDVSPKQVVAVATACIPFLENDDSNRALMGANMQRQAVPLIDPKAPYVGTGMEYQAAHDSGAAVIAQYDGKVTYADADKVEVRREDGSLDVYHIQKFRRSNSGTAYNQRTLVKVGDVVEKGDFIADGPSMEKGEMALGQNPIVAYMTWEGYNFEDAVIMSERLVKDDVYTSVHLEEYESETRDTKLGPEEITREIPNVGEDALKDLDEMGIIRIGAEVKEGDILVGKVTPKGEKDLSAEERLLHAIFGDKSREVRDTSLRVPHGADGVVRDVKIFTRANGDELQSGVNMLVRVYIAQKRKIKVGDKMAGRHGNKGVVSRIVPVEDMPYLPDGTPVDIMLNPLGVPSRMNIGQVMELHLGMAARTLGIHIATPVFDGASSEDLWDTVKEAGMDSDAKTILYDGRTGEPFDNRVSVGVMYMIKLHHMVDDKLHARSVGPYSTVTQQPLGGKAQFGGQRFGEMEVWALEAYGASNVLQEILTYKSDDINGRLKAYEAITKGKPIPKPGVPESFRVLVKELQSLGLDMRVLDEDDQEVELRDLDEGMDEDVIHVDDLEKAREKAAQEAKAAFEAEEAEKATKAEATEEAAEQE